CAATGTAGTTAACATTTTTTAACTTCACATCCTCATATGTCCATCATTTGTGGCGAAATTTCAAACCATACACCTAGACAATTCGAATTGGGCGACATGGACCATGTGTGGTGGTTGGATTTCACATGTGGCTGCAAGATTAATAGTTGCTTGGACATGAGATTCATGCATGGCTGCAAGAATAGCCAATGGTTTTGGAGTTGTGGGTGTTGAATATCTTGTTGAGAATAAATCTCAGACATTAAATTTTGAAGTCAAAACCACTTGACAGTTAAATTTTGATGCCTACGGGTAACCTTGTGCTTTTACCCTTTTATTTTGCCAGACATTATGTTGAAATAAAAGATCTAGCctattgaagaaattaattttttcactAAAGTGGAAAGGTTTGAATTTTCCAGGATACAAATAGGGTATTGTTATggaaactaaattttataaaccaaatgatgtaattgttgataattggattatgagtaatgctagatagactaaatttgtagactacatgatgtgtcaccaataaaaaataagcatgttaatcaacacttaagtaataatccaatcattgacttctatatcatttaacttacaaaaaatttatctacaaatttagtctctctagcattacccttggattattacttaagtgggGATTAATGTgcatatttattttctattggtgacatcatttggtttaaaaattgagtaatgctagggagactaaatttgcaaactaaatgatgtgtaaCCGATAGGAATAAGCGCgtttatcaatgtttaagtaatcaaccaatcatcaacttccatgtcctttagttttcaaaactttgtctccaaatttagtctccctagcattacccttaaaattttggtctacctagcattaGCCATACAAATATATTATCCGAACTGATTTTCAAATAAACAAGGATGTCTTGCTAGGGTTGGCCCAAATGTGGGTAAACATAAGGAACCTTACTATATATTGGGTCAAAATAACATGTGtcaaatgtttttatttatttattattattattgaaaaGGGTACGATCTTCTTTAAAGAAGGTGGTAAATGTTTGACCTCTTATATTGTTACTGAAATAAAATTGCACAAGGATGCATTGAGGTGACGATGGCATTCACCTTGTAgttcatcaaaattaattagAGTTTGCTAAAGCATTGTCCTATATAAGGCGACTTTAGTACATTAATATTGCACGAGTTGCAAACCTTAATAATATTAATGGAGGATATAATTTGTTATTACTGTTGAATAATAAGAAAACGCGTTAATCTAGAATATAAGAGTATGTTACACATAAAACAGAGAAAAtgaattcaccaaaaaaaagagagcattcttaatttttgtaatgTGGGTTTTTTAATTGTTAGTACTTGATTTTTGTAATGTGGATTTTTTTAGTTGTTAGTGTGATTTTCTCTCGTGTTTGTTTTTCATGGTTTTTCTTGTGATTGTGCATGCATGGTTTGACGTACTATTGCAGTTTAGTCAATGAAATTTATGTCTTTCGCTAAAAAAACCTTAATGTATTCCTTTGGATTCAAATTAGCAAAAAGATATACTATAATTTGCAGAACTTCACAAAGACAGTTACGTTTTAACTCTAAAGTTCAACACTTGCCCAAGGGATCCATCACAAGTTTAGACCAACAATTGTCTAGACCAAAAACTTAATTTGGTTACGTAGGTAGCTTGTATATCATTTTAATTATtgcacataatatatatatatatatatatatatatatatatttttttttttttgcaatatgTAACCAAACAGTTGTGATTATTATTTATAGCAAATAGATCAGTACAAACTGAGCAAATAAATCATGAAGCAAATTAACCTTCTACAACAACACTGAAAGAAAAACATTATGTGTTATTTATCTTGTTTACTAATTAAAGAGGTGGAATACTTTGTTCATGCTTGAAAAAATTCTGAGGATCAGCCACACTTTTCACACGCACCAACCTCTCAAAATTACCTTTATAATACGCGCTTCCATAAAGCTTAGCGGTTTCAAGGTTTGTCTGATTACGCAGATTCGCAGCAATGTGCAGATCCCTGTAGTTTTGTAATGCCTCTCTTGGGCTCTTGGAAACAAATGGAGTGGTAGTTTCGTACAATTTTCTTGACACGTTTAGGTGCCGATTATTAGCCTCAATCCCTTCTTCCAACCAATACGTCCAGTACTGGATCATAAATAGGTTTCCAGCTCTGTGAGGGAATGGAGTGTCAGACTCAGAAATCTCACTCATTCTTCCTCCATAAGGGTTCCATTGCATGTGAGTTGTCCCTATATCAATCATCATCTTCCATATGGATTCCAAGCCTTCTTTTGGAATAGGTTCCTTCACATAATCCGATTTGCCTTTGAAGAAGAATGGCGGAGGCTTATTTGGCCTGCTAAGTAGAGCATTTATGGGGGTTCCAAGTGGGTATTCAGCAAAAAACAAAGTAGATTCTACCCAACTCATTTCAAGGCAGTCCGTTCGTTGTAAACCCAATTCAGGAAAGCTCTCATTTATCAATGAAAGAAGCTGGTCTGTTTGCCCTAAGAACTGACCAAAGAATGTAACTTGCCCAGTCTTATTATTCTTGCCTTCTTGGCTAGTACTATTAGTAATAGTATTAATGACTTTTGAAGTTGCTCTGATGAAGATCTCTTTAGGCAGCTTAGGTACAACATGTTGCCACTGATAAAGAACATTGATAGCGCCTTCTTCCAAGGTCTTTTGAACTTTGAACACAGTCACATTGGCAGGAACTGTAACCAACTTGATCTTCCATGACAGAATAACTCCAAAGCTCGCTCCACCACCTCCTCTAATGGCCCAAAACAGATCTTCTCCCATTGACTTTCTATCAAGAATTGTACCATTCACATTAACTATTTTGGCATCTTCAATGTTATCCGTTGCAAGGCCATATTTTCTCATCATAGGTCCATACCCGCCACCACTAAAGTGGCCACCAGTAGCAACAGTTGGACAAACTCCACCAGGAAATCCAAAAGCCTTGCTTTTCTCAGCAATTTTGAAATAAAGTTCGCCTATAATAGCCCCAGCCTGAACCCAAGCGCTCTCATCCGTGACATTAATGTCAATGGATCGGAGATTAAACATGTCAAGAACAATATAGGGGACATTTGGTATGTAAGATATGAAGGATAGGCCCTCATAGTCATGCCCACCACTCCGAATCCTAATATGCACCCCATGTTGTGCACAGATGACAGTAGCTTGGACATGAGATTGATGCTTGGCTGCAACAATAGCCAAAGGTTGTGAAGTTGTGGTTGTAGAATGTCTGAGGTTTCTAATGTATGCCAGCAAAACAGACGGAAAAGTGGTATTCTCACGGGTGTAAATGGCTTCGGAAATTGGAAAGGAGGATTGAGAGTGTTTTGGAAGGCAGTGGAAAAAATCGCCGAGAGATGAATCGGAAGTTGCCCATGATATTGAGAGCGCAAAGACACAGAGAATAAAGATTAGTGGACAGGTTTGTAGCTTCATCCTTTTGTAGGGGATGTTCCTTCTACAGAGTTAATTAGGGTGTGGCTCTTCCTGATCACTTCtactatttatataaatataaaatgcgCGCTAAATTTAATTTCGTGCATGAACATTGCATTTGCATTCCACACATTTCTATTATTGTCGTTAATTATAAAGTAgtcatttaaatttttaatgctACATTGCATCCAACAGATTCAaaaattttggtaaaattaatttaatcaagAAAAAAATCGGATATTTTAACATAAAGAATTGTTGGGTTTTTCTAACCCATGATGAGTTGTTCTAAGTTTATTAGAATTATAGTTTACTGGATTAAATTGTTTACCCAATTGGTTTTGTTTCCCAATTGAAGTTGTTTACCCAATTTAAATTGTTTCTCAACTAGAGTTAGTTTCTTAATTGAAGAAGGATTCATAGctagattccaattaggattttTTATCAGATGTCCTTGAAGGGACAGATTTCAATTAGGATTAACaatccttattgaagaagacGTTTACTATATCTTAAATtggagcaaaacaataaattgtataccactCAAGGAGTCAAAGTGAGATAAGGCGGCAAAGTGCgtgcgagagaaaagaaaaaagatataagagtatatttcttgttcttgttctttcaagTTACTCGTCAAGTCTTAATCCTAGAGGCTTGGCAAGATTATCTGTTGTACTCATTATCAATAGTGAAATATTATTGTTGTTGCCCAGTGGACGTAGGCACACATTTCGCTCAACCATATCAAGTTttggtgttatttatcttggttattttgtgTTCGATTTCTCGAGTTTGTTATGCTTTTCCCATTCTTAAATGCGATATTCAGAACGAGAATATCATCTAACTTTACGATAGATTGGAGGGTCCTAAGACTCTATattttttagtcatcttcacttTGAAACACGGAGAAGTGAGTGCAAGTTGTTCCCATTTTCCAAACAGTAAAACCTCAGTTCCTCGTCTACCAGATCAGCTCCTTCTGTATTTTGTGAGAAACTCTAGAATTAATTTTGTCGAAGGAGACTATTAGAAGGGGATTGAGATGTTGAAATGACTTATTTTGGATGGAAACTTAACATAATTAaggtgagatgacaaattaatgattcgAAAAGTTAGTATGACAAatagcttaaaattttaattcatatgacacattgaaaaaaaaaaaaaaaaaaaaaagtgtataagTCATAACTGAGTTGAATGAAGCTTTACAAAATATAAGGATTTGTAGAAGTGAAGAACACAATAAAAAGAATAAGCCCTGAAAGATGAAGATGATCGAGAgaaggaaggagagagaaaaaaatggattTGAAATTCTCATTAATTGAACAAGATCAATCCAACAGTACATATATGGACAATAGTAACCACCAAGCTTATGTGACAAGTATATTCAATCCACATCACTACAACATGACATTCTTATGTCATAACTCAATGTGCTAATGGCACATGGACCACTAAAGTAATGACGCATGGACCACTAAACTAATGACACATGGACATTAATATATTGTTATTAATAAATTCATGtgacatttcaaaaattaaaaaaggtaaTTAAAATCGTAAATAGTCTGAAGTTGGTAAGAATAATGTGTTCCATATTTGTATTCATGTTTGAGTTTTCCTCTCATAATTTACGTTAGAGTagaacaaggttctaaaaaatgttAGGCACTAGTCGGGCGGCAGattggggcctagcgcctaggtggatcatagcaataaaataataactttatacattttgaataattagtaatttaaattaatttaattcatAGGCATAAAATAATAAGTCAAGACATTTTAAATGATTAgtatttaattttgaaaaataaaaattaaaaaccccaCGTAATGGGTTGTGgttctttaaaattttaaaatcaaaggcttgttttgttaaaaaaaaaaaaaaaaaaaaaaaaaaaaacaaaaacaaaaacaaaaatcagcTTGATGAGGTGTGTCcctattttataaaaattgacaCGTGTGAGGTGTGACCCCTCCCCTTCACCCCACCCTTCTCACATCAGGCAGAATTTTCAAAACGGTGTGCCATTTTATGCCTTGGAGAGcacacaacattttttttttggtttttcccttcctcttcttccttggaaagCGGAAAGCATTATgactttggatttttttttttttcctttttttattcttcttctcctcctattactcatcttctttttcttttccgttTCCTCTTCTTCTGTTTTGCTCTGTAATTCCCCTTCTTCGATGGAGTGTAGAGAGAAAGGGAGCCACGACGGCGAGAGAGAGAAGGTCGTGGTGCAGAGAGGGAGTTGAAGCCGAGATAGTGTTTTCAATTCTGGGTTTTATTTGAACTTCCTTCCCAAAATCCCTTCACTCCTCCGCCTAAATCACCGCCTAGActgcctagaccgcctaggccgTCTAGGAGCGCCTAGGCGGGCGACTTAGAGGTCCCCAATTTTGCCTAACGATTTGGACCGAAACGCATCGGCACAACGACACCCAGCGCCTAGGCCGAGTTTTAGAACACTGGAGTAGAATACCTTGTTTTTTTGCTAAGCTTGTCATTTTTTGGCATCTAGGGTAACATTTAAAGTTGTACAGTACCTGTAGACATTTGATTAATAGTATAGTAGAACCTTTTAACATTTTCTTATCGTAGTaggttttggattttgattttaattttatctatttaaggtctttttagttaaaatggtttATAATATTGGcataactctttattttggtttctaaaatttaaaatcgataaaacTAACCCTTGAATttgtccaccgtcaatcatttttgttcttttgtgaaAAATTTATGTTAAAGAATGAGAAAATAACAAATATACCCCCAATtttatcaaatcattttggATATTGCTTATTAgattgaggatatttttgtcaCTTTGGTCCTTTTTCAATAGAGATTTTTCACGGAAATACCAAAAGATTGACGGTGGGCAAACTTAGGGATCACTTCTATCACTTTCAATTCTCAATgatcaaaatgaagagttatgccaatatcaaaaattattttggctaaaatatCATTATTTAAATAAGGGCAAAGTTGAAAGTTTGATGGAAAATtattgagttcaaataaaagtTTGAAGATACAATtattgagttcaaataaaagttttttaaatcaaatattgaAAATCCAAGACGAAAAGACAAAAAAAGTCCAAAACGAAATTTTTGGACACTAGTACAAAAATCAATTTGCGCGACGGAAATTTGCACGACGCATCAAATTTCGTCGCCCAAAGTGTGTTTGCGCGACCCTATCCTAAACGCGTCGCGCAAAGCTATTTTGCGCAAcgtactttgcgcgacgaagacgacgtcgcgcaaaacagctttgcgcgacgaatacaTCATCGCGCAAAGTTGCATTGCGCAAAAGACGTTTGCGTGACCCCTATATGCGTCGCGAAAGATTTTGGCGCCAAACGAAGGATCGTTACcgcttttttttccaaatttgcgCAACGAAGGCAGAAACACGTCGCGCAAAAtagctttgcgcgacgtagttGGGAaggcgtcgcgcaaaacagctttgcgcgacagagttgtacctacgtcgcgcaaagtccttttttttttttttttttttttttaatcccttttgcttttcttttggggttctttCATTGCATTTTCCtttatggtatccacttgtgtaaatatttgaaattgacGATCCAATTAGTTCATTGTTGAattctgaatgtttgttttttgcgattttggcgtatgcgatctcgaagcatatacaaataagtttgacggtcagattgttgaaactagtttcgtacaatgcgtttcccatcaaattcaatggtatatgtatttactaagtagatttcaatttatttattttgtactcataagcaaaaaaaaaaaggacttggCGCGACGTAGGTACAACGACGTCGCGCAAATATGTTTTGCGCAACGTAATTGTACCCACGTCGCgcaaaatccttttttttttttccttttgcttttcttttgaggttcttgcattgccttttccttttgtggtatccacttgtgtaaatgttttaaattgatgatccaattagttcattgtattcatatagggttaaagagtgtagctgtaaaaaatcatcaaaatcagagttaaaataaccgttagatcgtgatttttttgtttatagccgtcgaaatgggccaatttgaagccatggaagAGTTATAATAAGTTATAATAAGTTTTTGTTGTATGATTAAATTTCAAGAGTCCGAATCACTTAATCTACAGGCTGATTAAATTTCAGTGagcaatacactgaataaaataaagcatgtccattgatctccgagaaattacaagtgcgtacaaaaaaaaaaaaaaaaaaaaaagattgctcatttgtgaaaatcgtctccggccctttgtgctactcttgaactgggcagcatgattcttttggtctcccccgaaggtctgagcttaccccttctctggaagtgtatcaaccgttgtaaattccatcttctctttggtgattgcattgaggcttactcttgaacgggttctcccatcgttgattttcctttgtgctactcttgagctgggcagcaggattcctttgggtctcccccgaaggtctgagcttcctcttcttatctgtttctttgttcaatctttccaattcgtattgaaaagggttagaggatagctcagcatttgcttgtctctacatgcttcaatgtatcttTTTccccttgccttacttgctcccccttgcagaagtggtcccttctctggaagtgtatcaaccgttgaagatgactactcgagagcaacgctaggtaagtaatcaggaatagattccaggcagttggctccagatcggaagactggctccaagtgccggctgattgcttctttcactttgccatgcgagtaagaacaaggacaaagaaaaggacagggaaagagcatgatatgagatacatttgcttttgaccttgatgatatgagatacctttgcttttgaagaagcggtgaatgaatcagcgcatgtatttcctcctgggtcatatgtactccaggtatctggtatcatctttggggaagaagaaaaatttgagtatttcaaaaggctttgctgggagtgcgccctcagaggtgagggagagttggtgggcattttcttcaagtctgccttgccataagagacgaaggtcgacaaatatagggattttctgaatagaaagtggtggtactgttcttttacccttgtcgacaaacgtttcttcgatttctgaacgaacggctcttcgatttctgaacgaacggctcttcgatttctgaacgaacggctcttcgatttctgcatggcaaaagtagtcacgggtgcggctcttttgacaaagcttcACGtgatttgcggaggaaaatccggctctctGAATAGGTGGACGcatcgccttggcattttatagagttatctatcaccacaacaaacacactctgaagaattcccattcttgaaaatcgactccggccctttgagaattaatttcatccaccccttctctttgaacactttgaaaaaatggcaaacccatcaaaccttagcttagaattaagtctcagcagtgatacgggcgcgccgcgtcaaggtaatgtatggcgcccttctttcctatcttctaacggtccccttacaggtgaagactccgtggtccaggacgccacaacagctacaatagtagctaggaacctcctcactccaaaagatagtaggctgctgtcaggacggtccgatgagttggccgttcaagagtccctcgcacttagtgttcagtgtgcgagctctgtgtccaatatgggccaacgcctacttgcccgctcccgtcaggtggaatcattgatggcagaggtggaaagtctcaagcaagagatcaaactgcttaagcatgagaatagaagtttgcacgtgcttgcaaacaactattcgacgggcatgaagaggaagcttgatgagctgcaagaatccgaaggtcggattcaaagtgaccgtcaaaggttttcggcttatctccagaggcacctttttcctgggtcatccagcatttgtccaagtattgaggcctcgaatgctctatatccgatgccttccgctccgatgccttccgcttcaatgccttccgcttcaatgccttctgctctgatgccttccgctccaagagttttgccacgtagtggggcttcaagcaaacaacctttgtgaaagttacattcttttatGGAGTGGCTCTGTAAAAGAATAATTTGTCCGGCATTTGTCCGGAGATTGCTCGCCTAGAAGGTTGCCCAAACGAGTTGAAGGACCGGCCAGAGGATTGGGAGTGGCTCTGTAAACATTTTATGGATCCaaaatttgtggtatgtacataatactttaataataatttactgtttttgttatttttttttaagtttttttttaataatttcattCAAATAATCGCACTAACATTTATATTGTATGTTTAACAGAAGAAATCTATTGCTGGCAAGAAAGCTCGGGACTCAAAGACACTTCTCCACCATTCCGGTTCAAAGCCCTTTTCGTATAGGCTTGAGGCACGACGTcaggtaaaagtatattaatttttaaattttatacattttattttttattattgactAATAAAATTtacttaatgatttttttttaaggagggTTCTAAGTTCCCACAGATTGACTTGTTCAATGACGTTTACGTTCGACCCGGCAATGAGACCGCTAAGGAGATTCATGTAAGTATATGTAATTCTTATTATTCTTATTTTTACGAAtcgttcaaatattatttatattttgttattaaacattatatgttttttctttattaatacAGGATGTTATGGTGGAAAAGTCCACTGCTGTTCTCCAAGAAGCAACATCGCAGCTTCCCCCGGAGACCCCGATCGAGGACGTCAATGTACCCGAGGATGCAGATATTCAGATCGTGACTGAGGTCTTGGATCAGAAGTTGGGTCGTCGTTATGGCAAGATTGTTCGATGTATGGGGAAGGCGGGGGTTCGTGAGACGGGTGCCTCCTCTTCCAGATCGTCCACAGGAGAGGTCAATGCCTTGAAGGAGGAAGTGACAACCCTAAAAGGTCAGCTTGCGGCCCAGGGCGAGTACATTAAGGCCCAGGACGAGAGGATGAGTATGATTGTACAAGCCTTAGCGATGTCCGGCCTCCAGATCCCGATGCCAACACGTGATGTTGCTCCACCTTCAACTTCCCAGCCACTTCACCCAGCTGATACCCAGTAGCATGATGTATCCTAGAAGACTAGTAgttgtttttttgtgtttggaCATCTTGTGTGtacatttttatatattttataattaaatactttttcttggtttaataattattgtttagaatttcattacaatatttattaaaaattaaataaaaaaaattctttggccaaaaaaaaaaaacaaagggtttgcgcgacgaagaagtGATCTGCGTTGCGCAAAACCACTTTGCGCGACCCAGGTTCTTAGTTGCGCAAAgttgttttgcgcgacgcaggtacatttttatatattttataattaaatactttttcttggtttaataattattgtttagaatttcattacaatatttattaaaaattaaataaaaaaaattctttggccaaaaaaaaaaaaagaaaaagggtttgcgcgacgaagaagtGATCTGCGTTGCGCAAAACCACTTTGCGCGACCCAGGTTCTTAGTTGCGCAAAGTTGTTTTGCGCGACACAGGACCTAGGTTGCGCAAAgttgttttgcgcgacgcaggacattcgtcgcgcaaagtggtttTGCGCAACGTAGATCACTtctgcgtcgcgcaaaccctgCTTTCACGCACTTGACGCAACGGTGAATGCGCGACGAACATCCGTTGGGCTAATTTTTGCACGACGTTTTTTGACTTTGCGCTACAAAGGTCCTGCGTCGTGCAAAGCCTTTTTTGTACTAGTGGGATGACATTGGTTGCTCCTTCAAAGCAAACTCAATAGCAGTGATGAGCTGTTCAAAATAACAGATCAAAAAATGACTTGTCGAAAATATCAAAAGGGAAGGGATGCCTCCCAACATGATCCTCTTCGGATacttttggtgaggatcttgGAGATCTGTAAATCATATCCGTTTATCGTGCATCGTACATGCAATTTTTATTAgatactgtttgtatttaattttaaataaaaatatttaaaataattttttatcgcatgatgtacaatgaacggataTGATTCACGGATTTCCAAAatcttcacaaagagaatccgacgAGGATTCGGATTCTGATGCCTTTGCTCCAAGTAATGGTTTATGTACAGTCGACTTAAGTAGTGTTTGAGTTTGCCTAGGCGAAACTTCCAAATGTTAAGAAAATGGGTGCAGTGCAGTTaagagtaggattctctccccccATATTCTCATCcacttccctcccctcctctcacatattatttttttgtcttattgtctctataaaaaaattaatataagatgttgatgtggctAAACCGTaactgttcaaataggaggggagggaaggagagagagaatccTCATCCGTGCAGTTGGTAGTATATTCAATCTCTATTGCCCTTAATAAACACGAGGTTACCCTCTTTGATTGGAAACTTCTATCATTATGAgtaaattatagcaatggtccctcaattttaatcaaattggagcaatggtccctcaactaaaaatctattattaTTGGTCCATCaattcatcaaaatgtgtagctatggtcattttcgccAACTTCGCTAGAATTTTgccaaaataagttatgttgtaATAACCATTGCAACAATTGGGgttccttaactcatcaaaacgtgtagttaaggtccttttcgtcaacttcgtcaaattttgtcaaaatgagttatgttgaaaggaccattgctacaattagattgaagttaagggaccattgctctaattgggttaaagttgagggaccatttctccagttagattaaagttgacagaccaatggtaatggatttttagttgagggaccatagctacacgttttgatgagttgagggaccaatggtaatgaatttttagttgagggatcattgctacaatttactctttttgtgaacattttaaTATACTTAATAAACACGGCATTTTGGTCGTtgtatttttgtatatattaaatagggtttttattacaaatgattTCTAAAATTGACTTTCACCACCATGATGatccttaaaattgaaaatcaatcaatgtagtccctgaaaataggtgtcgcaaattaatgtggtcattccgtcacaattctgttaaaaattcaaTTAAGTGTTGATATGGTACATAAATGGGCCCCATAagtcttttgttttttctcacAAATATTCCTTAAAATTAACCCacaacatcaaaatggtccctaaaattgactcgCGACAttgtccttgaaattgaaaattgatcaatgtagtcccgcaAGTAAGTatctcaa
This genomic stretch from Pyrus communis chromosome 2, drPyrComm1.1, whole genome shotgun sequence harbors:
- the LOC137724620 gene encoding berberine bridge enzyme-like 17 — its product is MKLQTCPLIFILCVFALSISWATSDSSLGDFFHCLPKHSQSSFPISEAIYTRENTTFPSVLLAYIRNLRHSTTTTSQPLAIVAAKHQSHVQATVICAQHGVHIRIRSGGHDYEGLSFISYIPNVPYIVLDMFNLRSIDINVTDESAWVQAGAIIGELYFKIAEKSKAFGFPGGVCPTVATGGHFSGGGYGPMMRKYGLATDNIEDAKIVNVNGTILDRKSMGEDLFWAIRGGGGASFGVILSWKIKLVTVPANVTVFKVQKTLEEGAINVLYQWQHVVPKLPKEIFIRATSKVINTITNSTSQEGKNNKTGQVTFFGQFLGQTDQLLSLINESFPELGLQRTDCLEMSWVESTLFFAEYPLGTPINALLSRPNKPPPFFFKGKSDYVKEPIPKEGLESIWKMMIDIGTTHMQWNPYGGRMSEISESDTPFPHRAGNLFMIQYWTYWLEEGIEANNRHLNVSRKLYETTTPFVSKSPREALQNYRDLHIAANLRNQTNLETAKLYGSAYYKGNFERLVRVKSVADPQNFFKHEQSIPPL
- the LOC137724621 gene encoding uncharacterized protein, yielding MPSAPRIARLEGCPNELKDRPEDWEWLCKHFMDPKFVKKSIAGKKARDSKTLLHHSGSKPFSYRLEARRQEGSKFPQIDLFNDVYVRPGNETAKEIHDVMVEKSTAVLQEATSQLPPETPIEDVNVPEDADIQIVTEVLDQKLGRRYGKIVRCMGKAGVRETGASSSRSSTGEVNALKEEVTTLKGQLAAQGEYIKAQDERMSMIVQALAMSGLQIPMPTRDVAPPSTSQPLHPADTQ